A window from Pedobacter africanus encodes these proteins:
- the rplK gene encoding 50S ribosomal protein L11: MAKEVSALVKLQIKGGAANPSPPVGPALGAKGVNIMEFCKQFNARTQDKPGKVLPVVITVYADKSFEFIIKTPPVAIQLKDATKLQSGSAEPNRKKVGSVTWDQVKSIAEDKMTDLNAFTIESAMSMVAGTARSMGITVSGDAPWTN; the protein is encoded by the coding sequence ATGGCAAAAGAAGTCAGTGCGCTTGTTAAACTACAAATCAAGGGTGGAGCTGCAAATCCATCGCCACCTGTAGGACCTGCATTAGGTGCTAAAGGGGTGAACATTATGGAATTTTGCAAACAATTCAATGCTCGTACCCAAGATAAGCCAGGTAAAGTATTACCAGTTGTAATTACTGTTTATGCTGACAAGTCTTTCGAATTCATCATCAAAACCCCTCCGGTTGCTATCCAGTTAAAGGATGCTACTAAATTGCAGAGCGGTTCTGCTGAGCCCAACCGTAAAAAAGTTGGTTCGGTGACTTGGGATCAGGTTAAGTCAATTGCTGAAGATAAAATGACTGATTTAAATGCATTTACTATCGAATCGGCAATGAGTATGGTTGCCGGTACAGCACGCAGTATGGGAATCACCGTTAGTGGTGATGCACCCTGGACAAATTAA
- the nusG gene encoding transcription termination/antitermination protein NusG, translated as MDGQLKWYVVRAVSGKEKKVKQYIDSEISRLGFSHLVPQVLIPMEKYYQMKDGKKIAKERNFYPGYVLIEAILDGELEHIIKNINSVIGFLGDKGGNPVPMRQAEVNRILGKVDEMSQQGETMNVAYYVGENVKVMDGPFNGFTGVIEEVNEEKKKLKVMVKIFGRKTPLELNYMQVEKE; from the coding sequence ATGGACGGTCAGTTGAAATGGTATGTAGTTAGAGCTGTTAGCGGTAAAGAAAAGAAAGTAAAACAGTATATAGATTCTGAGATTAGCCGTTTAGGATTTTCTCATCTGGTACCTCAGGTATTGATACCGATGGAAAAATACTATCAGATGAAGGACGGGAAAAAGATTGCAAAAGAGCGTAATTTTTATCCTGGTTACGTTTTGATAGAGGCTATTTTAGATGGAGAATTAGAACACATTATTAAAAATATTAATAGTGTGATTGGCTTTTTAGGGGATAAGGGAGGAAACCCGGTACCTATGCGCCAGGCAGAAGTTAACCGTATTTTAGGTAAAGTTGATGAAATGAGCCAACAAGGCGAAACCATGAACGTTGCTTATTATGTTGGAGAGAACGTGAAGGTTATGGATGGACCATTTAATGGTTTTACCGGAGTTATTGAAGAGGTTAACGAAGAGAAAAAGAAATTAAAGGTTATGGTTAAGATTTTTGGCAGGAAAACTCCTCTGGAACTTAACTATATGCAAGTAGAAAAGGAATAA
- the rplJ gene encoding 50S ribosomal protein L10 → MNREEKHELVSALQVKMQEFGNFYIADTSSLSVEKVNSIRRKCFESGIEMQVAKNTLIRKAIEGLEGDASEIFVALKGQSALLFSTVGNGPAKLIKALRKGSDKPVLKAAYIDSTVFIGDNQLDTLISLKSREELIGDIIGLLQSPAKNVVSALQSGGNKIAGIVKTLQGREG, encoded by the coding sequence ATGAACAGAGAAGAAAAACACGAATTGGTTTCTGCTCTTCAAGTGAAGATGCAGGAGTTTGGCAATTTTTATATTGCTGACACGTCAAGCTTATCTGTTGAGAAAGTAAACAGTATCCGTCGTAAATGTTTTGAAAGCGGGATTGAAATGCAGGTAGCAAAAAATACTTTGATCAGAAAAGCGATCGAAGGATTGGAAGGTGATGCATCAGAGATCTTCGTAGCACTTAAAGGTCAATCGGCCTTATTGTTCTCGACAGTAGGCAATGGTCCGGCTAAGCTGATCAAAGCGTTGAGAAAAGGTTCTGATAAACCAGTGCTGAAAGCAGCTTATATCGATTCAACAGTATTCATTGGCGACAATCAGTTAGATACTTTGATAAGTCTGAAATCAAGAGAAGAACTTATTGGGGATATCATCGGATTGCTACAATCGCCAGCTAAAAATGTTGTATCGGCTCTACAGTCTGGTGGTAACAAAATTGCAGGAATTGTTAAAACTCTTCAGGGAAGAGAAGGTTAA
- the rplA gene encoding 50S ribosomal protein L1, translating into MAKLTKNQKKAHAKLESGKMYSLKDAAALVKEITTTKFDASVDIDVALGVDPRKANQMVRGIATLPHGTGKTVRVLVLCTPDKEEEAKAAGADFVGLDEYVAKIEGGWTDVDIIITTPACMAKVGKLGRVLGPRNLMPNPKSGTVTNEVGKAVTDVKGGKIDFKVDKTGIIHASVGKVSFPAEKIYENALEVLQVISKLKPSAAKGTYFKSIHVSSTMSPGIAIETKSVAGI; encoded by the coding sequence GTGGCTAAATTAACAAAAAATCAAAAAAAGGCACATGCTAAACTAGAATCTGGTAAGATGTATTCTTTAAAGGATGCGGCTGCTTTGGTTAAGGAAATTACTACAACTAAATTTGATGCATCGGTAGATATCGATGTGGCTTTAGGTGTAGACCCGCGTAAAGCGAACCAAATGGTTCGTGGTATCGCTACTTTACCGCACGGTACAGGTAAGACTGTACGTGTTTTAGTTCTTTGTACTCCGGATAAGGAAGAAGAGGCTAAAGCTGCAGGAGCAGATTTCGTTGGTTTAGACGAATATGTAGCCAAGATTGAAGGTGGATGGACTGATGTTGACATTATTATCACTACTCCTGCTTGTATGGCAAAGGTAGGTAAACTGGGCCGTGTTTTAGGTCCACGTAACCTGATGCCAAACCCGAAATCAGGTACTGTAACCAACGAAGTTGGTAAAGCGGTAACTGACGTAAAAGGCGGTAAAATTGATTTTAAAGTTGACAAAACAGGTATCATACACGCTTCAGTAGGAAAAGTATCATTCCCGGCAGAAAAGATATATGAAAATGCATTAGAAGTACTTCAGGTAATTTCTAAGCTGAAACCATCTGCTGCAAAAGGAACTTATTTTAAGAGCATTCATGTTTCTTCTACAATGAGTCCTGGAATTGCAATCGAAACTAAATCAGTAGCGGGGATCTAA
- the secE gene encoding preprotein translocase subunit SecE, producing the protein MAKVVQFIKESYEEMTQKVTWPTWGELQNSAVLVLVASLIIALVVFAMDKGSTFVLDTFYKSLSN; encoded by the coding sequence ATGGCTAAAGTAGTTCAATTTATTAAAGAATCGTATGAGGAAATGACCCAGAAGGTTACCTGGCCTACATGGGGAGAATTACAAAATTCTGCAGTGCTGGTTTTGGTAGCTTCGTTAATTATTGCATTGGTAGTCTTTGCAATGGATAAGGGATCTACTTTTGTATTGGATACTTTTTATAAATCACTTTCTAATTAA
- the rplL gene encoding 50S ribosomal protein L7/L12, translating to MADLKAFAEQLVNLTVKEVNELAQILKDEYGIEPAAAAVAVAGPVAGGDAPAAEEKSTFDVILKEAGGQKLAVVKLVKDLTGLGLKEAKDLVDGAPKELKAGVAKDEAEALKKQLEEAGAVVEIK from the coding sequence ATGGCAGATTTAAAAGCGTTTGCTGAGCAATTGGTAAACTTAACAGTTAAAGAAGTTAACGAGTTAGCTCAAATCTTAAAAGATGAGTATGGTATCGAACCAGCTGCTGCTGCAGTTGCTGTTGCAGGTCCTGTTGCTGGTGGTGATGCTCCTGCAGCTGAAGAAAAATCTACTTTCGATGTAATCTTGAAAGAAGCTGGTGGTCAGAAATTAGCAGTTGTTAAACTGGTAAAAGACTTAACTGGTTTAGGTTTGAAAGAAGCTAAAGATTTAGTTGATGGTGCACCTAAAGAATTGAAAGCTGGTGTTGCTAAAGACGAAGCTGAAGCTTTGAAAAAACAACTAGAAGAAGCTGGAGCTGTAGTTGAAATTAAGTAA
- the rpoB gene encoding DNA-directed RNA polymerase subunit beta, which produces MANKVDQRVNFARSKHIIDYPDFLDVQLQSFREFFQIETTSDNRHTEGLFKVFAENFPITDSRNIFVLEFLDYFIDPPRYDIAECIDRGLTYSVPLKAKLKLSCNDAEHEDFETIIQDVYLGTIPYMTPKGTFVINGAERVIVSQLHRSPGVFFGQSRHTNGTKLYSARVIPFKGSWIEFATDVNNVMYAYIDRKKKFPVTTLLRAIGYDSDKDILELFDLADEVKVSKSGLKKYIGRKLAARVLRKWVEDFVDEDTGEVVSIDRNEVILDRDTVLEDDHIDMIIDAGVKTIILSKDDGASQADYTIIYNTLQKDTSNSEKEAVENIYRALRNAEPPDEETARGIIERLFFSDKRYDLGDVGRYRINRKLKMDTPDHVKVLTKADIIAIVKYLIKLINSKEEVDDIDHLSNRRVRTVGEQLYAQFGVGLARMARTIRERMNIRDNEVFTPTDLINARTLSSVINSFFGTNQLSQFMDQTNPLAEITHKRRLSALGPGGLSRERAGFEVRDVHYTHYGRLCTIETPEGPNIGLISSLCVHAKINNLGFIETPYKKVDNGVVAVDEPVIYLSAEDEDGKTIAQANAAYDDKGNFTTSRVKARYEGDFPVIEPEKLDLMDVAPNQITSIAASLIPFLEHDDANRALMGSNMQRQAVPLLRPEAPIVGTGLEGRVARDSRTLINAEGDGVVEYVDANEITIKYVRNDSDRLVSFEGDSKTYKLIKFKKTNQNTCINLKPIVKKGQKVVKGQVLCEGYATENGELALGRNLKVAFMPWQGYNFEDAIVINERIVREDIFTSLHIEEFELEVRDTKRGEEELTPDIPNVSEEATKDLDENGIIRIGAEVKEGDILIGKITPKGESDPSPEEKLLRAIFGDKAGDVKDASLKTPPSIRGVVIDTKLFSRAKKTTKAEEKSAIEKLDKKYEVAVLNLKNELVDKLFQIVNGKTSQGVYNVYKELLFPKGAKFTQKSLSDLEYAHINPYKWTTDDDKNDQIKLLLHNYGIRVNEELGAYKRDKFAISVGDELPSGIVQMAKVYVAKKRKLKVGDKMAGRHGNKGIVARIVRDEDMPFLDDGTPVDIVLNPLGVPSRMNLGQIYETVLAWAGKELGVKFATPIFDGAKHDEVEEWIAKAGVPASGRTYLHNGLTGEKFDQPTTVGIIYMLKLGHMVDDKMHARSIGPYSLITQQPLGGKAQFGGQRFGEMEVWALEAFGAANILQEILTVKSDDVIGRAKTYEAIVKGENLPTPGVPESFNVLVHELRGLGLDITLD; this is translated from the coding sequence TTGGCAAATAAAGTCGACCAAAGAGTAAATTTTGCACGTAGTAAACACATCATAGATTACCCGGATTTTCTTGATGTGCAGTTGCAATCATTCAGAGAATTTTTTCAGATAGAGACAACTTCAGACAACCGTCATACAGAGGGTTTGTTTAAGGTATTCGCTGAGAATTTCCCAATCACAGATTCCAGGAACATTTTTGTTCTAGAGTTTCTGGATTATTTTATTGACCCACCACGTTATGATATAGCTGAATGTATCGACCGTGGGTTAACTTATAGTGTTCCATTGAAGGCGAAATTAAAGCTTTCATGTAATGATGCGGAACATGAAGATTTTGAGACCATTATTCAGGATGTGTATTTAGGTACTATACCTTATATGACTCCTAAGGGTACGTTTGTAATTAACGGGGCAGAGCGTGTAATTGTTTCTCAGTTACACAGGTCTCCAGGTGTATTTTTCGGCCAAAGCCGTCACACTAACGGAACCAAACTGTACTCAGCCCGTGTAATTCCTTTCAAAGGTTCATGGATCGAGTTTGCTACAGACGTGAACAACGTGATGTACGCTTACATTGACCGTAAGAAGAAGTTCCCGGTTACTACTTTATTGCGTGCAATCGGATACGATTCTGATAAAGACATCCTGGAATTGTTTGACCTGGCCGATGAGGTTAAGGTAAGCAAATCTGGCTTGAAGAAGTATATCGGACGTAAGCTGGCTGCAAGGGTATTGAGAAAATGGGTTGAAGACTTCGTAGATGAAGATACCGGTGAGGTAGTTTCTATCGATCGTAACGAGGTAATCTTAGACCGGGATACTGTTTTAGAGGACGACCATATTGATATGATTATTGATGCTGGTGTTAAAACTATCATCTTGTCAAAAGATGATGGGGCAAGCCAGGCAGATTATACCATTATATATAATACTTTACAGAAAGATACTTCTAACTCTGAAAAAGAGGCTGTAGAAAACATTTATCGTGCTTTGCGTAATGCGGAACCACCTGATGAAGAAACAGCCAGAGGTATCATTGAGCGTTTGTTCTTCTCGGATAAACGTTATGACTTAGGTGATGTAGGTAGATATCGCATTAACCGTAAGTTAAAAATGGATACACCTGATCATGTGAAAGTTTTAACAAAAGCAGATATTATTGCAATTGTTAAATACCTGATCAAGCTGATCAACTCCAAAGAAGAGGTAGATGATATTGATCACTTGTCGAATCGTCGTGTTCGTACAGTAGGTGAGCAATTGTATGCCCAGTTTGGTGTTGGTTTGGCACGTATGGCCCGTACCATCCGTGAACGTATGAACATTCGCGATAATGAGGTTTTCACTCCGACTGATCTGATCAATGCACGTACTTTATCGTCGGTGATCAATTCATTCTTCGGAACCAACCAGTTATCGCAGTTTATGGACCAGACGAATCCTTTGGCGGAGATTACGCACAAGCGTCGTCTGTCAGCCTTAGGCCCCGGCGGTCTGTCGCGTGAGCGTGCTGGTTTTGAGGTACGTGATGTTCACTATACACATTATGGTCGTTTGTGTACCATTGAAACACCTGAGGGACCAAATATTGGTTTGATTTCTTCTTTGTGTGTTCATGCTAAGATAAACAACCTCGGTTTCATTGAAACCCCATATAAAAAAGTTGACAATGGTGTTGTAGCTGTTGACGAACCGGTTATCTATTTGTCTGCTGAAGATGAAGATGGTAAAACGATTGCGCAGGCCAATGCTGCCTATGATGATAAAGGTAATTTCACTACTTCGCGTGTAAAAGCACGTTATGAGGGTGACTTTCCGGTTATTGAGCCTGAGAAATTAGACTTAATGGACGTGGCGCCTAATCAGATTACATCGATTGCTGCGTCATTGATCCCTTTTCTGGAGCATGATGATGCGAACAGGGCCCTGATGGGATCGAACATGCAACGCCAGGCGGTACCATTGTTACGTCCTGAGGCACCAATTGTTGGTACAGGTTTGGAAGGTCGCGTAGCCCGTGATTCCAGAACACTGATAAACGCTGAGGGTGATGGTGTTGTTGAATATGTAGACGCGAATGAGATTACCATTAAATATGTTAGAAACGACAGTGACCGTTTGGTATCTTTCGAGGGTGACAGTAAGACTTATAAGCTGATCAAATTCAAGAAAACCAACCAGAATACTTGTATTAACCTGAAGCCGATTGTTAAGAAAGGCCAAAAAGTTGTAAAAGGACAGGTACTTTGTGAAGGTTATGCTACTGAAAATGGTGAGTTGGCACTGGGAAGAAACTTAAAGGTTGCTTTCATGCCTTGGCAGGGTTATAACTTTGAGGATGCAATCGTAATCAATGAGCGTATTGTTCGTGAAGATATTTTCACTTCTTTACACATTGAGGAGTTTGAACTTGAAGTGCGTGATACAAAACGTGGTGAAGAGGAATTGACACCAGATATCCCTAACGTTTCGGAAGAAGCTACTAAAGACCTGGACGAGAACGGTATCATTCGTATCGGAGCTGAGGTTAAAGAAGGTGATATCCTTATCGGTAAGATTACACCTAAAGGTGAGTCTGATCCTTCTCCGGAAGAAAAGTTATTACGTGCCATCTTTGGAGATAAAGCAGGAGATGTAAAAGATGCATCGCTGAAAACCCCGCCTTCAATCAGAGGTGTGGTTATTGATACCAAGTTATTCTCTAGAGCTAAGAAAACTACTAAAGCAGAAGAAAAATCTGCAATAGAGAAATTAGACAAGAAATATGAGGTAGCTGTTTTAAACCTGAAAAACGAACTGGTAGACAAATTGTTCCAGATTGTAAATGGTAAAACTTCTCAGGGCGTATACAATGTCTATAAAGAATTGTTGTTCCCTAAAGGAGCTAAGTTTACGCAAAAAAGTTTATCAGATCTTGAATATGCGCACATCAACCCATACAAATGGACAACTGATGACGATAAGAATGATCAGATCAAATTATTGTTACATAACTACGGTATTCGCGTAAACGAAGAATTGGGCGCTTATAAACGCGATAAATTTGCGATCAGTGTTGGGGATGAACTTCCATCAGGCATTGTACAAATGGCTAAGGTTTATGTAGCTAAAAAGCGTAAATTGAAAGTAGGGGATAAAATGGCTGGACGTCACGGTAACAAGGGTATTGTTGCCCGTATTGTACGTGATGAAGACATGCCATTCCTTGATGACGGAACGCCTGTTGATATTGTGTTAAACCCACTGGGTGTACCTTCACGTATGAACCTAGGCCAGATCTACGAGACTGTATTGGCGTGGGCCGGTAAAGAATTGGGTGTGAAATTTGCCACTCCGATTTTTGATGGCGCAAAACATGACGAGGTGGAAGAGTGGATTGCCAAAGCTGGTGTACCTGCTTCTGGAAGAACCTATTTACACAATGGTTTAACGGGTGAGAAATTTGACCAGCCAACAACTGTAGGTATTATTTACATGTTGAAACTTGGTCACATGGTTGACGATAAGATGCACGCCCGTTCAATCGGACCATACTCATTAATTACACAACAGCCATTGGGTGGTAAAGCCCAGTTCGGTGGTCAGCGTTTTGGTGAGATGGAGGTTTGGGCATTGGAGGCATTTGGTGCTGCCAATATCCTGCAAGAGATCTTAACCGTTAAATCGGATGATGTGATCGGCAGGGCCAAAACATATGAGGCGATTGTAAAAGGCGAGAACCTGCCTACGCCTGGTGTACCGGAATCATTTAATGTACTGGTACATGAGTTACGTGGATTAGGTTTAGATATTACGTTAGACTAA